The Flavobacterium sp. K5-23 genome segment TCCTTTTTCATTAAAAGTAGAAAATTTATAAATCCAATTGTAGATTGTAACGTTATTTACTCCGTAAAGTCGTTCTAATTGCAGAACACTATACTTCCCGCATTCGTAAAAACTTACGATTTCTTTTTTAAACTCTTCCGAATAAACCCGGAGTTTCCTAATTTCTTTTAAATTTGCATTCATATAACTTGACTTTTGTGGTCAACCTATATCAGGGAAGTACAAAGTACAGAACACTGAACACTGAACACTGCTTACTGTTTACTGCTTACTATTAAAAGAGTCAACGGCCTTTCTCACACTTCCGTGTTTTTCTAACAAAGCAGCCGCTTCTTCATAACTAACGGGAATTTCTCCCATAATCATTTTTACACCGCGATCCACGAGTTTAGTGTTGCTTAATTGCATATCGACCATTTTGTTTCCTTTAACTTTTCCAAGTTGGATCATCGTGGCTGTTGAAATCATATTAAGCACTAATTTTTGTGCTGTTCCAGCTTTCATTCTAGAGCTTCCGGTTACAAATTCTGGTCCTACAACCACATCGATAGGAAATTGTGCTGTTTGTGAAAGTGGACTAGCCGCATTGCAAGAAATACTTCCCGTGATAATGTTATTTTCGTTACAAGATTGCAATCCGCCAATGACGTAGGGAGTTGTTCCTGAAGCGGCAATACCTATTA includes the following:
- the murQ gene encoding N-acetylmuramic acid 6-phosphate etherase, translating into MTFTKTTEQSSKYEHLEKMSVQELLSNINQEDKTVPYAVEKALPQIEIVVSQIVAKMKLGGRLFYIGAGTSGRLGIVDASECPPTFGVPFDLVNGIIAGGDMAIRRAVENAEDNATQAWKDLLEYNINENDVVIGIAASGTTPYVIGGLQSCNENNIITGSISCNAASPLSQTAQFPIDVVVGPEFVTGSSRMKAGTAQKLVLNMISTATMIQLGKVKGNKMVDMQLSNTKLVDRGVKMIMGEIPVSYEEAAALLEKHGSVRKAVDSFNSKQ